The following coding sequences are from one Campylobacter sp. RM16187 window:
- a CDS encoding helix-turn-helix domain-containing protein: protein MSESRRLDKFFDEFECRVEFGEEKRYKEISFKDENLSCELEYYDTGSGLGYCSYDIRYSENLRYLSKKSPHSFLCFNVGQSANSLSWSKDSLVLKPGQLCMGSINDSFMATSKHQGKSYKSQSIIIENSLIKELGIFKILGRDDEFCARITDANLTQNLILKELANSKIYSGKMREIFIESKILEMVYKSFAEAKTKDSDKFRYSEDDLKLIHKAREILLKDIQNPPTIKELATLCATNEFKLKNGFKHCFNTTIHRALQDERLKIAKSLLEQNDINIKEAAKIVGYRSFAHFTKIFKEKFGVLPMEILRGGKF, encoded by the coding sequence ATGAGCGAAAGCAGAAGGCTTGATAAATTTTTTGATGAATTTGAGTGCAGAGTTGAATTTGGCGAGGAGAAAAGATATAAAGAAATTTCATTTAAAGATGAAAATTTAAGCTGCGAACTTGAGTATTACGATACCGGAAGCGGACTTGGCTACTGCTCTTACGATATAAGATATAGCGAAAATTTAAGGTATCTCTCAAAGAAGAGCCCGCACTCCTTTTTATGCTTTAATGTTGGGCAGAGTGCAAACAGCCTAAGCTGGTCAAAAGATAGCCTTGTTTTAAAGCCGGGACAGCTGTGTATGGGCAGTATAAACGATAGTTTTATGGCGACAAGCAAGCATCAGGGCAAAAGCTACAAGAGCCAGTCGATAATAATTGAAAATTCTCTCATCAAAGAGCTGGGAATTTTTAAAATTTTGGGCAGAGATGATGAGTTTTGCGCTAGGATAACGGATGCCAATTTGACTCAAAATTTGATACTAAAAGAGCTTGCAAACTCTAAAATTTATAGCGGAAAGATGAGAGAAATTTTTATAGAGTCTAAAATTTTAGAGATGGTTTATAAAAGTTTTGCAGAGGCAAAGACTAAAGATAGCGACAAATTTAGATACAGCGAAGATGATTTGAAGCTGATACATAAAGCAAGAGAAATTTTGCTTAAAGATATACAAAATCCACCTACTATAAAAGAGCTTGCAACCCTTTGCGCTACGAACGAATTTAAGCTTAAAAACGGGTTTAAACACTGCTTTAACACGACGATTCATAGAGCTTTGCAAGATGAACGCCTCAAGATAGCTAAGAGTCTTCTTGAGCAAAACGATATAAACATAAAAGAGGCCGCAAAGATAGTCGGATATAGAAGTTTTGCGCATTTTACTAAGATATTTAAAGAGAAATTCGGCGTCTTGCCTATGGAAATTTTAAGAGGCGGTAAATTTTAG
- a CDS encoding alkylphosphonate utilization protein produces the protein MPKDANGTELNAGDNVTLIKDLKVKGAGATLKRGTMAKNIKLTGNDKEVECKIDKMGVIVLKTEFLKKA, from the coding sequence ATGCCAAAAGATGCAAACGGAACAGAATTAAACGCAGGAGATAACGTAACTCTCATCAAGGATCTTAAGGTAAAAGGTGCAGGCGCAACTCTTAAACGAGGAACAATGGCAAAAAACATTAAGCTAACTGGAAACGACAAGGAAGTTGAGTGCAAGATCGATAAAATGGGAGTTATCGTACTTAAGACTGAGTTTTTAAAGAAAGCATAA
- a CDS encoding FtsW/RodA/SpoVE family cell cycle protein encodes MIRIDRRILTHFDFVQPILILPIIILSYILVSEANSILSNKQLIYFSIGLLAFTFFFLLPIRRLEWLIPAFYWLCIALLISVDLFGVTKLGAKRWLEIPFVHFTIQPSEIMKPSFLLMMAYLVKHRPPGINGYGLKDFLRLSIYIILPAFLIMKEPDLGTALILIIMGYAILFIIGVNKKIWLSIAAGIVILAPLIYENLHDYQKKRINDFLSEESSYHVRQSIVAIGSGGLTGKPKDEATQTHFKFLPIATSDFIFSYTIERFGFLGAFTLMMFYGFLITHLLSLNYGLKDDYFTQVITTGIGILIFIYVSVNIMMTIGFAPVVGVPLPFYSYGGSSFVTFLSLFGILQNLLTFRFDPTYRFVKIKF; translated from the coding sequence TTGATAAGAATTGATAGGCGAATTTTAACTCATTTTGACTTTGTTCAACCAATCTTGATACTACCTATTATAATTTTATCATATATTTTAGTTTCGGAAGCAAATTCTATTCTATCAAATAAACAGCTTATATATTTCAGTATAGGACTGCTCGCGTTTACATTTTTTTTCCTGCTTCCCATAAGAAGGCTTGAATGGCTAATACCGGCATTTTACTGGCTATGTATAGCGCTTTTAATAAGCGTGGATCTATTCGGAGTAACAAAACTCGGCGCAAAACGCTGGCTTGAAATCCCTTTTGTGCATTTTACTATTCAGCCCTCAGAGATAATGAAGCCATCGTTTTTACTTATGATGGCATACCTAGTAAAGCATCGCCCTCCGGGAATTAACGGTTATGGGCTCAAGGATTTTTTAAGACTTAGTATATACATAATCCTACCTGCATTTTTGATTATGAAAGAGCCTGACCTTGGCACTGCCTTGATCCTCATAATTATGGGATATGCGATTTTATTCATCATAGGGGTAAATAAAAAAATATGGCTTAGCATAGCCGCCGGTATAGTCATATTGGCTCCTTTAATATATGAAAATTTGCACGACTATCAGAAAAAAAGAATCAATGATTTTTTAAGCGAAGAATCAAGCTATCACGTTCGCCAAAGCATAGTCGCCATAGGAAGCGGTGGACTTACCGGAAAACCAAAAGATGAAGCCACTCAAACGCACTTTAAATTTTTGCCAATTGCAACTAGTGATTTTATCTTTTCATATACTATCGAAAGGTTTGGTTTTTTGGGGGCATTTACGCTGATGATGTTTTACGGATTTTTAATCACTCATCTGCTTAGCCTAAACTACGGTCTTAAGGATGATTATTTTACGCAGGTTATCACGACCGGAATTGGAATTTTGATATTTATCTATGTAAGCGTAAATATCATGATGACTATCGGTTTTGCACCTGTTGTGGGTGTGCCACTACCATTTTATAGTTACGGCGGAAGCAGCTTTGTGACCTTCTTAAGCCTATTTGGAATTTTGCAAAATTTGCTTACATTTAGGTTTGATCCGACATACCGCTTTGTGAAGATAAAATTTTAA
- a CDS encoding RluA family pseudouridine synthase produces the protein MNQISVKESKDIGKRVDLFLSEELKISRNQILNLIKNGCVSLNSKPILKGSAKLGLDDVIDVKILESNDENLNFSAEFEVPTLYEDDDLIVLNKPPNLVVHPAPSVKEATLVDWLGKKGFLLSTLSGESRAGIVHRLDKGTSGAIVVAKNNRSHVALSAQLSDKTMGRIYLAITDLPLKEECVIERKIGRNPNNRLKKAITIDGRSAKSAFLNLIQESGVNLIAAKLFTGRTHQIRVHLASINRHILGDTLYGFKSENDKIKRVMLHAYGLYFTHPNTGKRMEFVAPLWDDFNEILFNKFNKEIVDEKIDFKRLDAIFGSCNHWLCLA, from the coding sequence TTGAATCAAATATCTGTAAAAGAGAGTAAAGATATAGGCAAAAGAGTAGATCTATTTTTGTCTGAAGAGCTTAAAATCTCAAGAAATCAAATTTTAAATTTAATTAAAAATGGCTGTGTAAGCCTAAATTCAAAGCCCATATTAAAAGGCTCAGCTAAGCTTGGACTAGATGACGTTATAGATGTAAAAATTTTAGAATCAAATGATGAAAATTTAAATTTTAGTGCGGAATTTGAAGTGCCTACTTTATATGAAGATGATGATTTGATAGTGCTTAATAAGCCACCAAATTTAGTTGTTCACCCAGCTCCCAGCGTTAAAGAGGCTACGCTTGTAGACTGGCTTGGAAAAAAAGGCTTTTTACTATCTACTTTAAGCGGAGAGAGTAGAGCGGGCATTGTTCATAGGCTTGATAAGGGCACTAGCGGAGCTATAGTCGTGGCTAAAAACAACCGTTCACACGTAGCGCTTTCGGCTCAGTTAAGCGATAAGACAATGGGCAGAATTTATCTTGCGATTACTGATTTGCCACTTAAAGAGGAGTGTGTGATAGAGCGAAAAATAGGGAGAAATCCGAATAATCGTTTAAAAAAAGCTATTACAATTGACGGAAGAAGCGCTAAGAGTGCCTTTTTAAATTTGATTCAAGAGAGCGGAGTAAATTTAATAGCAGCTAAGCTTTTTACTGGCAGAACTCATCAGATCAGAGTTCATTTAGCCAGCATTAACCGCCATATTTTGGGCGATACTTTATATGGGTTTAAGAGCGAAAACGATAAAATAAAAAGAGTTATGCTCCACGCCTACGGGCTTTACTTCACTCATCCCAATACAGGTAAAAGGATGGAATTTGTAGCTCCGCTTTGGGATGACTTTAATGAAATTTTATTTAATAAATTTAATAAGGAGATAGTTGATGAAAAGATCGATTTTAAAAGGCTTGATGCTATCTTTGGCAGTTGTAATCACTGGCTGTGTCTCGCCTAG
- a CDS encoding fibronectin type III domain-containing protein: MKRSILKGLMLSLAVVITGCVSPSTPTQINSNLPTVTSLKTISDMTEIGFEWTPTTTTDVAGYYLYRSNSNENSSKMKVVADIKDRFASHYVDSNLAPETTYSYEMRTYNANKQISNPGVVISVSTRPLIESVPFLRALTNLPERVKLIWRPHPDLRVVSYIVEKADIGKDNWRQIAEIKGRLHAEYIDDSVKSGRGYKYRVFVKTSTGVISKPSEIVDSTTKPLPNKVVNIQATTNAPKKIIITWDSVASEDFGYYKIYSTSNKFLPYTYLAKTKTNSYEDLINENGATRLYKITIVDKDGLESKKPDEAVTGSTLAAIDAPIISSIVADSSAVKVQWSGPKEARSYTVIREGGEGERRFTNITNNEFIDTDVNYSLKYTYKVIAIDEYGISSDESHKAMVIIE; encoded by the coding sequence ATGAAAAGATCGATTTTAAAAGGCTTGATGCTATCTTTGGCAGTTGTAATCACTGGCTGTGTCTCGCCTAGTACACCTACACAAATCAATTCAAATTTGCCCACTGTTACTAGTTTAAAAACTATTAGCGATATGACTGAAATAGGCTTTGAATGGACTCCTACCACCACAACAGATGTAGCAGGATACTATCTTTACAGATCAAATTCTAACGAAAACAGCAGTAAAATGAAGGTTGTAGCCGATATAAAAGATCGTTTTGCAAGTCATTATGTGGATTCAAATTTGGCTCCAGAGACTACATATTCATATGAGATGAGAACTTATAACGCAAACAAGCAAATTTCAAATCCAGGTGTAGTTATAAGTGTAAGTACTAGACCTCTTATAGAGTCGGTGCCTTTTTTAAGAGCTCTTACTAATTTGCCGGAGCGTGTGAAGTTAATATGGCGTCCGCATCCTGATTTAAGGGTTGTATCTTATATAGTGGAAAAAGCTGATATTGGTAAAGATAATTGGAGACAGATAGCAGAAATTAAAGGAAGGCTTCATGCCGAATATATCGATGATAGCGTAAAATCAGGCAGAGGGTATAAATATAGAGTTTTTGTAAAAACAAGCACGGGAGTTATATCTAAACCAAGCGAGATAGTTGATTCTACTACAAAACCCCTTCCAAACAAAGTTGTAAATATACAAGCTACTACAAATGCTCCAAAAAAGATTATTATCACATGGGATAGCGTGGCGAGCGAAGACTTTGGATACTACAAAATTTATAGCACTTCAAATAAATTTTTGCCATATACATATCTTGCTAAAACCAAAACAAATAGCTACGAGGATTTAATTAACGAAAATGGCGCTACAAGGCTATATAAGATTACTATTGTAGATAAAGACGGACTTGAGTCTAAAAAGCCCGATGAAGCCGTTACAGGATCAACTCTGGCGGCCATAGACGCTCCTATAATATCATCCATAGTAGCTGATAGTTCGGCTGTAAAAGTTCAGTGGAGCGGACCAAAGGAGGCTAGAAGCTATACTGTAATCAGGGAAGGCGGAGAAGGAGAGAGAAGATTTACAAATATAACCAATAATGAATTTATAGATACTGATGTCAATTATAGTCTAAAATATACATATAAAGTTATAGCTATAGACGAGTATGGCATAAGTTCTGATGAATCCCATAAAGCTATGGTAATTATAGAATAA
- the trmB gene encoding tRNA (guanosine(46)-N7)-methyltransferase TrmB produces the protein MPNFITKNLKSLAYPIIQDEVVFAWEARGRNSTIIYTQSGIEEFFVTLKEHKNGFLVKGDKITRPAQVGLLQKALVKFKELNCQEVLSEAIAVKKTHLTQKTTYISDTKELLKILKEPRLSKIFIEIGFGSGRHLLWQAEKNPDTLVIGIEVYKPSIEQVAKLAKSKNLNNIVLINSDARLLLSLIDSNFIDKIFLHFPVPWDDAPHRRVVSEKFIKECERTLKIGGRFELRSDSRNYTEYTISQLLNLHSSKLIVDKNKYLNVSSKYEDRWKKQLKDIYDVTFECEIKSEPLKTLIEMKFDSNYDVKAISKNFKNITIKKDDCFLHIEEKFEKSEDEILLRISFGAFSQPEQCYILITPQKCEYFIKKPLLTRENLNAHFALKEYLANAKDY, from the coding sequence ATGCCAAATTTTATAACTAAAAATTTAAAATCTTTAGCCTACCCGATTATTCAGGATGAGGTGGTTTTTGCATGGGAAGCAAGAGGCAGAAACTCTACTATTATCTATACTCAAAGTGGAATTGAAGAGTTTTTTGTGACTTTGAAAGAGCATAAAAATGGCTTTTTAGTAAAAGGCGATAAGATCACGAGACCTGCTCAAGTAGGGCTGCTGCAAAAGGCTTTGGTTAAATTTAAAGAGCTAAATTGCCAAGAAGTTTTAAGTGAGGCAATAGCTGTAAAAAAAACTCATTTAACGCAAAAAACTACTTATATTTCAGATACTAAAGAGCTTTTAAAAATTTTAAAAGAGCCAAGGCTATCTAAAATTTTTATAGAGATAGGATTTGGTTCCGGTAGACATCTACTCTGGCAAGCAGAAAAAAATCCTGATACTTTGGTTATAGGAATCGAAGTATATAAGCCATCAATAGAGCAGGTGGCAAAACTCGCAAAAAGTAAAAATTTAAACAATATAGTACTTATTAATAGCGATGCTAGGTTGCTTTTGTCTTTAATTGATTCAAATTTTATAGATAAGATTTTCCTTCACTTTCCTGTGCCCTGGGATGACGCTCCTCATAGGCGAGTAGTTTCTGAAAAATTTATAAAAGAGTGCGAAAGAACTCTTAAAATAGGCGGTAGATTCGAGCTTAGAAGTGATAGTAGAAATTATACAGAGTACACTATATCTCAGCTTTTAAATTTGCATAGCTCAAAACTTATTGTGGATAAAAATAAATATCTTAATGTTTCAAGTAAATATGAGGATAGATGGAAAAAACAGCTTAAAGACATATATGATGTAACTTTTGAGTGCGAAATAAAAAGCGAGCCCTTAAAAACACTTATCGAGATGAAATTTGATAGCAATTATGATGTTAAAGCCATATCAAAAAACTTTAAAAATATAACTATAAAAAAAGATGACTGCTTCTTGCATATTGAGGAGAAATTTGAGAAAAGCGAAGATGAAATTTTGCTTCGTATATCTTTTGGAGCATTTTCTCAGCCTGAGCAGTGCTATATCCTAATCACCCCTCAAAAGTGCGAATACTTTATAAAAAAGCCGCTTTTAACGAGAGAAAATTTAAATGCGCATTTCGCATTAAAGGAGTATTTGGCTAATGCAAAAGATTATTAG
- a CDS encoding cell division ATP-binding protein FtsE → MQKIISSHGLSLGYNQNELIVQNVDLDISASDFVIITGKSGSGKSTIVKSLYGEIKPYSGSLEVCLANMNNISQKKLSEVRQKIGIIFQNYRLINEWSVERNVMLPLMIKGLAHNVCKNQAHKLLKHVNLLHKAHKFPLELSGGEQQRVAMARALAHNPNLLLCDEPTGNLDDYSSDVIWSLLRSAREFLGTCVVVVTHKIPSTLRVHYRHFVIENGGVHEIS, encoded by the coding sequence ATGCAAAAGATTATTAGTTCTCATGGTCTTTCTCTCGGGTATAATCAAAATGAACTTATAGTCCAAAATGTGGATTTAGATATAAGCGCTAGTGATTTTGTGATAATAACAGGAAAAAGCGGTAGCGGTAAATCAACTATCGTTAAATCGCTTTACGGTGAGATTAAGCCATATTCCGGCTCTCTTGAGGTTTGTCTTGCTAATATGAACAATATAAGCCAAAAAAAACTTAGTGAAGTTAGGCAAAAAATTGGGATCATATTTCAAAATTACCGCCTGATAAATGAGTGGAGTGTCGAGAGGAACGTGATGCTGCCGCTTATGATAAAAGGGCTTGCGCATAATGTATGTAAAAATCAAGCTCATAAGCTGCTAAAGCATGTAAATTTACTGCATAAAGCTCATAAATTTCCTCTTGAGCTAAGCGGAGGAGAGCAGCAGCGAGTAGCGATGGCAAGGGCTTTAGCACATAATCCAAATTTGCTTTTATGCGATGAGCCTACTGGAAATTTAGATGACTATTCAAGCGATGTTATATGGTCGCTTTTACGCTCTGCAAGAGAGTTTTTAGGCACCTGCGTGGTAGTTGTAACTCATAAAATCCCGTCTACTTTAAGAGTGCATTATCGCCACTTCGTGATAGAAAACGGAGGCGTGCATGAGATCTCTTAA
- a CDS encoding FtsX-like permease family protein, with the protein MRSLKNHFGVIFPLIALLFCIQFITLVGNVIKDYEKLMSEDYNIIVVSSKDLNSSNIKPLVSDFESIERLSTKSVLDRLSKDISAKNLNILQNSLPKFYSIKLQIFPSVEYMEEIKAKLLKVNGVSRVETFSKTHNKIYKILNLIKKISEIFSILIVILGLMLVLKQMRIWLYEHKERIDIMTLFGASFWLKSGVLYKMAVVDSIIATIIVTVFYYLLPDFNVVSFMMDEVGLKIPNVDIIYEGGRLLAISLALSIIAVSLVMREAKKNSI; encoded by the coding sequence ATGAGATCTCTTAAAAATCATTTCGGAGTTATCTTTCCTCTTATTGCTCTTCTTTTTTGTATCCAGTTTATAACTCTTGTGGGTAATGTCATAAAAGATTATGAAAAACTTATGAGTGAGGATTATAATATCATAGTAGTTAGCTCAAAAGATCTGAATAGCTCTAATATAAAGCCTTTGGTAAGTGATTTTGAATCCATCGAGAGATTGAGTACAAAATCGGTTTTAGATAGACTTTCTAAGGATATTTCAGCCAAAAATTTAAATATTTTACAGAATTCTTTACCTAAATTTTACTCCATTAAACTGCAAATTTTTCCAAGTGTTGAATATATGGAGGAGATTAAAGCAAAGCTTTTGAAAGTAAATGGCGTTAGTAGAGTGGAGACATTTTCAAAGACTCATAATAAGATTTATAAAATTTTAAATCTAATTAAAAAAATATCTGAAATTTTTTCTATTTTAATTGTTATTTTAGGACTTATGCTAGTGCTAAAACAGATGAGAATTTGGCTATACGAGCATAAGGAACGAATAGACATCATGACTCTCTTTGGCGCATCTTTTTGGCTAAAATCAGGAGTGCTATATAAGATGGCTGTAGTTGATTCTATTATTGCTACTATTATTGTTACCGTATTTTACTATTTGCTGCCTGATTTTAATGTTGTAAGTTTTATGATGGATGAGGTTGGTTTAAAAATTCCTAACGTGGACATAATATATGAAGGAGGTAGGCTACTTGCCATATCTTTGGCGCTTAGCATAATAGCAGTTTCTTTGGTTATGAGAGAGGCTAAAAAGAACAGCATATGA
- a CDS encoding murein hydrolase activator EnvC family protein, translating into MKILLFLLFFLGASFCASTDDKIKVQTSSLQLSNQIASKLNKKLDDLAKDIKDGESELEKIDSKMKELLAQIAELENRASSANSELKKLNEQNSELLQNQRLIEQNMIRIISDHFAFDLIAPKEYEDSNESIIATEILANLNSVIKDDFKNLVKDYEKTTNSIKDQNDKIQNIQADLKTYKQKRTELALLQSEQSKTVANLKQDRQSYSKKLSMIQEQQKEIRKTLEELKIVARQEIEEAKRLAEQKEAEKTKKDKKHKKDKDTKDEKNNGSVKQVGSSYQASLVKKYSGEKTIAPLDSFTVKQKFGNYIDPIYNIKIFNESVVLSSQTADAKVKSVLNGKVVFAKDTAMLDKVVIIENANGIHTIYAHLSQIAPTVKVGKKVQKGYVIGRVSKDLTFEVTQKNYHIDPLEMITLK; encoded by the coding sequence ATGAAAATTTTACTATTTTTATTATTTTTTTTAGGAGCATCATTTTGTGCTAGTACTGATGATAAAATTAAAGTGCAGACGTCATCTTTGCAACTTTCAAATCAAATAGCAAGTAAGCTAAATAAAAAATTAGATGACTTAGCTAAAGACATCAAGGATGGAGAGTCGGAACTAGAGAAAATAGATTCTAAAATGAAAGAGTTATTAGCTCAGATTGCTGAGCTTGAAAATAGAGCAAGCAGTGCAAATAGCGAGCTTAAAAAGCTAAATGAACAAAATAGCGAACTCTTGCAAAATCAAAGACTTATAGAGCAAAATATGATACGTATAATATCAGATCATTTTGCGTTTGATCTTATTGCACCAAAAGAGTATGAGGATAGCAACGAAAGCATAATCGCAACTGAAATTTTGGCTAATTTAAATAGCGTGATAAAAGATGATTTCAAAAATTTAGTTAAGGATTATGAAAAGACCACAAATTCAATCAAAGATCAAAATGATAAGATACAAAATATACAGGCTGATTTAAAAACTTATAAACAAAAGCGAACGGAGCTTGCGTTGCTTCAAAGTGAACAGTCTAAGACCGTGGCTAATTTAAAGCAAGATAGGCAGAGCTATTCTAAAAAATTATCTATGATTCAAGAGCAGCAAAAAGAGATAAGAAAGACTCTAGAGGAGCTTAAAATAGTCGCAAGACAAGAGATTGAAGAGGCAAAGAGGCTAGCGGAGCAAAAAGAAGCCGAAAAAACAAAAAAAGATAAAAAGCATAAAAAAGATAAAGATACTAAAGATGAAAAAAACAATGGTTCTGTTAAGCAAGTGGGCTCAAGCTATCAGGCAAGTTTGGTGAAAAAATATAGCGGAGAAAAGACGATAGCCCCTCTTGATAGCTTTACTGTTAAGCAAAAATTCGGAAACTATATCGATCCTATATATAATATTAAAATTTTTAATGAGTCCGTAGTGCTAAGCTCTCAAACCGCTGATGCAAAGGTAAAAAGCGTATTAAATGGCAAAGTTGTATTCGCAAAGGATACGGCTATGCTGGATAAGGTTGTAATTATAGAAAATGCAAACGGAATTCATACTATCTATGCACATCTTAGCCAAATAGCGCCTACTGTAAAAGTTGGCAAAAAGGTTCAAAAAGGCTATGTTATAGGACGAGTATCAAAAGATCTAACATTTGAAGTAACTCAAAAAAATTACCATATAGATCCGCTTGAAATGATAACCCTTAAATAG
- the pyrH gene encoding UMP kinase: MERKKRILVKFSGEALAGESGFGIDNLVLKFIAKQIKELVENGVEVGIVIGGGNIIRGVSAAKDGIIKRTSGDHMGMLATVINSIAMREALEKSGLSVRVQSAIKMEAICETFIVGRAQRHLEKGRVVIFAAGTGNPFFTTDTAATLRAIEIDSDMIIKATKVDGVYDKDPKKFDDAKLLRELTYELAMNDNIKVMDDTAIALAKDNKLPILVCNMFKDGNLLSIIKGDENALCSVVKN; this comes from the coding sequence ATGGAGCGTAAAAAGCGAATTTTAGTCAAATTTTCGGGTGAGGCATTAGCTGGAGAGAGTGGGTTTGGTATAGATAATTTAGTTTTAAAATTTATCGCCAAGCAGATAAAAGAGCTTGTCGAAAACGGCGTTGAAGTAGGCATAGTTATAGGCGGCGGAAATATTATAAGAGGCGTGAGTGCCGCAAAAGACGGTATCATCAAACGCACAAGCGGCGATCATATGGGTATGCTTGCAACCGTTATAAACTCAATTGCCATGAGAGAGGCGCTTGAAAAATCGGGTCTAAGCGTTCGCGTTCAAAGCGCCATCAAGATGGAGGCGATTTGCGAAACATTTATCGTGGGACGTGCACAAAGACACCTTGAAAAAGGACGCGTGGTAATCTTTGCCGCAGGAACGGGAAATCCGTTTTTTACAACTGATACGGCGGCAACTTTAAGGGCTATCGAGATCGATTCGGATATGATTATCAAAGCCACGAAAGTTGATGGAGTTTATGATAAGGATCCGAAGAAATTTGACGATGCAAAACTGCTAAGAGAGCTTACTTACGAACTGGCAATGAACGACAACATCAAGGTTATGGACGATACAGCCATAGCGCTTGCTAAGGATAACAAACTGCCGATTTTAGTATGCAATATGTTTAAGGACGGAAATTTATTAAGCATTATTAAAGGTGATGAAAACGCACTTTGTTCGGTAGTAAAAAATTAA
- a CDS encoding DNA-directed RNA polymerase subunit omega — MRIEEVAAKALKTVEGDRYKLSLVVAKRAEALAAGAKSLLDKDVSKMKFADIALCEIAEGKISLEAIIETAK, encoded by the coding sequence ATGAGAATAGAAGAGGTGGCCGCGAAAGCATTAAAAACGGTTGAAGGTGATAGATATAAGCTATCTTTAGTAGTGGCAAAACGCGCAGAAGCTTTGGCTGCAGGAGCTAAAAGTTTGCTTGATAAAGATGTAAGCAAGATGAAATTTGCAGATATTGCACTTTGCGAAATTGCCGAAGGAAAAATTAGTCTAGAGGCTATCATTGAAACAGCAAAATAG